DNA from Kiritimatiellia bacterium:
TGATCCGCTGGATGATGATGCGATGTTCGTCGAAGGTGGTGCGAAAAATCGCCTGGTATGTGTCGTTTACGTTCCCGGTGCCAGTGGGATGCACGGTGACCAGCCGTCCGTCAACTGCGAACATCTGTGCGATCTGTGCGAGCGTCATCGCAGACCTCCCGGCGGTCGCACGCTGGCCCGCTCCCGCCGCCCGCAACGGCGCCGGCATGCCGTTCGCCGCTGAGCCGCAGCCACCGGCCTCGGCGCTCATCACCGCCGCCAAGCGTGCCGGTGGGCACTATGGCGTGCGACGTCCCGCGGCGCAATACCGCCGGACCGGTGGTTGCATCGCGCGGTTGCATCCGCTATCAACTCCACTGCGCAAAGGTGGTCGCAGCCCGGACCGGCGCCCGCGGATCTCGAACAGCGTGGCCAAGGAGGTGTGACGGTGGCGCGGCCGGGTGTGCGTTTCCGCCTCGCGCCGAACGCGATGGACGATGCCTGCCGTTTGAGCCGCCGCACAGGTCCGGTCGCCGCGGTGCTTCTGCTCGCGGCGATATTGACCGCTTGCCGGTCGCCGGACACTCACCGGCGCGAAGCGGATCGCGCTGCGGCCGGCTGGATCGCGCGTGCGCGCGCGGATGCGCCCGGCACACCGCCGTTCACCATAGAGCGCCCCTCCGAACGCTTTCGCCAGCAGCTGCTCGCGATGCAGGCGCTGCCCGCAGCGTTTCGCGAGGCGCTCGCCGCCCCGGCGACAACCGCCGCGACGACGAACGCGGTGCGACTGACGCTGGCCGACTGCCTGCGGATCGCAATGGAGAACTCCCGCGAATACCAGGAAGCGCGGGAGGCCGTGTTTCTGGCCGCGCTCGAGTTGGATCTCGAAAGCGACGCCTTCCGCAACTCGTTGGCGGGTCTGGTCAGCGCCGATTATGCAGATAATCGTTCCGGCGACAGCCCCCGCCGCGCGATCCGTGCCAGCGCGGAGGGCGGGCTGACGCGGCGTCTGGAAAGGGGGGCGAAGCTCAGCGCGAAACTGGCGCTGGACGTCGCCCGAATGCTCACCGGCGATCGCGACGCCACCCGCGGCGTGCTGGCAGACTTGGCGCTCACCGTTCCGTTGGGCCGGGGTGCCGGCCGGTCGGTGGTCACCGAACCGCTGACGCAGGCGGAACGCAACCTGTTGTACGCGCTCTGGAAGCTGGAACGATTCAAGCGCTCGCTGGCGGTGGACGTGGTTCGATCCTACTACGCGGTGCTGGAGCTCGAGCAGCGGGTGCGCAACCAGCGCGAGAACCTGGCCGGCATCGCGATGGCCACCCGCCGGGCGGAAGAGCTGGGACGGGCGGGACGCATCTCGGAGATCCAGGTGAACCTGTCCCGCCAGACCGAGCTGAGCGCGCGCGACCGGCTCGCGGTCGCGATCGAATCGGTCACCGCACGGCTCGACCAGTTCAAAGTGCAGCTCGGCCTGCCGGCCGACGCGCGCATCGAACTGGACGCCGCCGATCTCGATGCGCTCACGTCGCCGCCGCCCGGCGACACCGCGGTGACGGAGGAAGCGGCCATCCGCGAGGCGCTCGAACGGCGGCTCGATCTGCGGCTGGCGCGCGAGCAGCTCGAGGACGCCCGCCGCAGGGTGCGGGTTGCGGAGGATGCGCTGCGGGCGGGGCTGGACCTCACCGCGAGCGCGCGCGCGGGTGAGCGGCGCAGCGCCGATTCGAGCGCCGGCGGCGACGCCGAGCTGCGGTTCGATCGCGGCACCTACGCGCTGGGGCTTGCGCTCGATCTGCCGTGGGAACGAACCGCCGAGCGCAACGCTTACCGCCAAAGCCTCATCGCGCTCGACGCGGCGGAGCGCAAGCTCGAGGCCGCCGAGGACGAGGTGAAAAGCGAGGTCCGCAATGTGTACCGGACGCTGCGCCAGACCCGCACCGTCTGCCAGATCCAGGAACAGGCGCTGGCGCTCGCGCGGCGGCGCGTCGAGAGCACCACGCTGATGCTCGAAGCGGGCCGCGCGGAGATGCGGGACCTGGTCGAGGCGCGTGACGCGCTGCTGCAGGCGCAAAACGCGCTCACCGCCGCCCGTGTGAGCTACCGGCTCGCGGAGCTGGATTTCTTCCGCGCGCTCGAGCGGCTCACCGTCAGCGACGACGGCCGGATGGAGGATCTTCATGTCGCGCAACAATGAATCCGTGCGACGGCGGCGATGGCGGCGTGGCTGGCCGTTGGCCGCCGCGGCGATCGCACTCGCCGCGGGCGTGATCGTGTGGCGGCGGGGAACCGACGGCACCGCCCCTGCTGCGGAGGAGCCCTACTTCGTGGCGCAGCGCGGTCCCCTCCGCATCAGCATCAACGAGTCCGGCAGCATTCAGAGCCGCGAGCGCGTGGTGATCCGC
Protein-coding regions in this window:
- a CDS encoding TolC family protein, whose amino-acid sequence is MARPGVRFRLAPNAMDDACRLSRRTGPVAAVLLLAAILTACRSPDTHRREADRAAAGWIARARADAPGTPPFTIERPSERFRQQLLAMQALPAAFREALAAPATTAATTNAVRLTLADCLRIAMENSREYQEAREAVFLAALELDLESDAFRNSLAGLVSADYADNRSGDSPRRAIRASAEGGLTRRLERGAKLSAKLALDVARMLTGDRDATRGVLADLALTVPLGRGAGRSVVTEPLTQAERNLLYALWKLERFKRSLAVDVVRSYYAVLELEQRVRNQRENLAGIAMATRRAEELGRAGRISEIQVNLSRQTELSARDRLAVAIESVTARLDQFKVQLGLPADARIELDAADLDALTSPPPGDTAVTEEAAIREALERRLDLRLAREQLEDARRRVRVAEDALRAGLDLTASARAGERRSADSSAGGDAELRFDRGTYALGLALDLPWERTAERNAYRQSLIALDAAERKLEAAEDEVKSEVRNVYRTLRQTRTVCQIQEQALALARRRVESTTLMLEAGRAEMRDLVEARDALLQAQNALTAARVSYRLAELDFFRALERLTVSDDGRMEDLHVAQQ